A portion of the Saccharomyces paradoxus chromosome XV, complete sequence genome contains these proteins:
- the NRT1 gene encoding nicotinamide riboside transporter (High-affinity nicotinamide riboside transporter~similar to YOR071C) — translation MSFSTIFSKLLRYLEIPAKNRTAVNFLRNPDLQPIKSANQTWGFWSNLAYWGAVSFTAGTWMSGSAALSVGLSYPETIVSFLLGNVLTIIFTMANSYPGYDWKIGFTLAQRFVFGIYGSAFGIIIRILMSIVNYGSNAWLGGLSINMILDSWSHHYLHLPNTLSPKVAMTTKELIGFIIFHVLTALCYFMKPYHMNYILIWSCVATCFSMVGIVIYLTKNAHGVGELFISTHSTVTGSKRAWAWVYMISYWFGSISPGSTNQSDYSRFGSSNWAIWTGSVCALLIPATLVPIFGVISASTCDKLYGQQFWMPMDIFHYWLTNNYSAGARAGAFFCGLSFTMSQMASTISNCGFASGMDMAGLLPKYVDIKRGALFAACVSWACLPWNFYNSSSTFLTVMSSFGVVMTPIIAVMICDNFLIRKRQYSITNAFILKGEYYFTKGVNWRAVVAWVCGMAPGLPGIAWEVNNNYFHDAGIVKFFYGDSFFSFLISFFVYWGLCIFFPFKITVKHDDKDYYGAFTDEEARKKGMVPYSEISEEEIRAYTLGECYTTGHEYQPESSDDQQPELIKTSSENTNVFEIIHQKDTEKHSFATSEQAV, via the coding sequence ATGAGTTTCAGTACTATATTCTCTAAGCTTTTGAGGTATTTGGAAATCCCTGCCAAAAATAGGACTGCCGTGAATTTTCTGAGGAACCCTGATTTGCAACCTATCAAGTCTGCAAATCAAACATGGGGGTTTTGGTCTAATTTGGCGTACTGGGGTGCTGTGTCCTTTACTGCGGGTACATGGATGAGTGGTTCTGCTGCACTAAGTGTTGGACTAAGTTACCCAGAGACCATTGTTTCGTTTCTTCTCGGTAATGTCTTGACGATCATTTTTACTATGGCCAATTCTTATCCCGGTTATGATTGGAAGATCGGTTTTACTTTAGCCCAAAGATTCGTCTTTGGAATTTACGGTTCAGCCTTTGGTATTATCATCAGAATTTTGATGAGTATTGTCAATTACGGTTCCAATGCTTGGTTGGGTGGTCTTTCTATCAACATGATATTAGATTCCTGGTCTCACCACTATCTGCACCTGCCCAATACTTTGTCCCCGAAAGTTGCCATGACCACCAAAGAGTTGATCGGCTTCATTATCTTTCACGTCCTCACCGCGCTCTGTTACTTCATGAAACCCTATCATATGAACTATATTTTAATTTGGTCGTGTGTGGCTACTTGCTTCTCCATGGTGGGTATTGTGATTTACTTGACTAAGAATGCCCATGGTGTTGGTGAATTATTCATCTCCACACATTCTACCGTTACTGGTTCTAAAAGAGCATGGGCTTGGGTTTACATGATCTCATACTGGTTCGGTTCCATCTCTCCAGGTTCCACAAACCAAAGCGACTACTCGAGATTTGGCTCCTCCAATTGGGCTATCTGGACCGGTAGCGTTTGTGCATTACTAATCCCAGCAACTTTGGTCCCAATCTTCGGTGTCATCAGTGCCTCCACCTGTGACAAATTATACGGTCAACAATTTTGGATGCCTATGGATATCTTCCACTACTGGTTGACAAATAACTATTCTGCAGGCGCTCGTGCAGGCGCCTTCTTCTGTGGTCTTTCCTTTACCATGTCTCAAATGGCCTCCACCATCTCCAACTGCGGGTTTGCCAGTGGTATGGACATGGCCGGTTTATTGCCCAAATACGTTGATATCAAGAGGGGCGCCCTCTTTGCTGCATGTGTCTCCTGGGCTTGTTTGCCATGGAACTTTTACAACTCCTCTTCCACTTTCTTAACTGTCATGAGCTCTTTCGGTGTTGTCATGACTCCTATTATTGCTGTCATGATTTGTGACAACTTCCTGATTAGGAAGAGACAGTACTCCATTACTAATGCATTTATTTTAAAGGGTGAATACTATTTCACTAAAGGTGTCAACTGGAGAGCTGTCGTTGCCTGGGTTTGTGGTATGGCTCCCGGTCTACCCGGTATTGCTTGGGAAGTCAACAATAACTATTTCCACGATGCTGGTATTGTTAAGTTTTTCTATGgtgattcttttttctcatttttaatttcttttttcgtcTACTGGGGGCTATGTATCTTCTTCCCATTCAAAATTACTGTTAAACATGATGACAAAGATTACTATGGTGCATTCACCGACGAAGAAGCAAGAAAGAAGGGCATGGTTCCATACAGTGaaatttctgaagaagaaatccgTGCTTACACGTTGGGCGAATGTTACACCACTGGACACGAATATCAACCTGAAAGCTCTGATGACCAACAACCTGAGTTGATTAAGACTAGCTCAGAAAACACAAATGTATTTGAAATCATTCATCAAAAAGATACTGAAAAGCACTCATTTGCTACCAGTGAACAAGCTGTCTGA
- the SGO1 gene encoding Sgo1p (Component of the spindle checkpoint~similar to YOR073W), which translates to MPKRKIAPNKESSRRTVSHDDLTPQIQEFQNLMDLESQKVENIRQSYSRQNSLLAKDNSILKIKVNSLEKKISQLVQENVTLRSKTSISEAIYRERLNNQLQIIENGIIQRFDEIFYMFENVRKNENLPSSNLKSLLKRTSSRSRSCSLSSPTYSKSYTGQSNYQNNPSHESSLNKDDGPDLEPKAKKRKSSRRQSMFISTSLEPENETVEKEPITTDASVEVSAGLHEPTQVEETIDALNVEEENNDSVSNFTNSIIEYSIPEENPTEPDHSSSKLEIFNDSTNMLNIASSDPLPLPLPAPSATLPATIGDTAAVYSSSSSSTNSHPKTKIKHSMKPPRIELKKKVIDEVMPVSNMSSNSEISFTRTRRTRGKAVDYTLPSLRAKMRRPSEKLVDATTVIDIHDLQVSKRNRETSPKRKSLPHDSIPDEPQLREVVVSKDYGTPKETGTKDEVHDETSHLMTTANNNSSNSNQKNEKKLISNNNPPKSSPLLDITNKSENKKKSIRTKKLFKNAIVNNLSDENSTARRSKSSKGIIDNNTSNNNNYNKNRDSNDSNFSSVNNKSVSFRLNEDDLAIFDLFGNGKTVKHQPKTYRTKK; encoded by the coding sequence ATGCcgaagagaaaaatagCTCCGAATAAGGAAAGCAGCAGGCGTACGGTCTCTCACGATGATTTAACCCCACAAATAcaagaatttcaaaatctaaTGGATCTCGAATCGCAGAAAGTAGAGAACATCAGACAGTCGTATTCGAGACAAAACTCCCTGCTGGCCAAGGATAACTCCATACTGAAAATCAAAGTCAATAGcttggagaaaaaaataagccAGCTGGTACAAGAAAATGTGACTCTACGATCTAAGACCTCTATAAGCGAAGCTATCTACAGGGAACGGCTAAATAATCAACTacaaatcattgaaaatggTATTATTCAACGATTTGACGAAatcttttatatgtttgaGAACGTTCGTAAAAACGAAAATTTACCCAGTTCAAACTTAAAATCTTTGTTGAAGAGAACAAGTTCCAGGTCAAGATCATGTTCATTGTCGTCGCCCACATACTCAAAAAGCTACACTGGACAGTCGAATTACCAGAATAACCCCTCGCATGAATCAAGTTTGAATAAGGATGACGGTCCGGATCTTGAGCCCAAGgctaaaaaaaggaagagctCTAGGCGGCAATCCATGTTTATATCCACAAGTTTAGAACCTGAAAATGAAACCGTTGAAAAGGAGCCGATAACGACAGATGCTTCTGTGGAGGTATCTGCAGGATTACACGAGCCTACGCAAGTGGAGGAAACAATAGATGCATTAAACgttgaagaggaaaataaCGATTCTGTCAGTAATTTTACCAATTCAATTATAGAATATTCCATACCAGAGGAGAATCCTACAGAACCCGACCATTCATCTTCTAAACTCGAAATATTCAATGATAGCACAAACATGCTAAACATTGCGTCGTCAGATCCTTTACCGCTACCTTTACCGGCTCCATCGGCCACTTTACCTGCTACCATTGGCGATACTGCAGCGGTCTATTCTTCATCAAGTTCTTCTACCAACTCTCACCCAAAGACCAAAATTAAGCATTCCATGAAGCCGCCTAGGAtagaattgaagaagaaagttatCGACGAAGTTATGCCCGTGAGTAATATGAGCAGTAACAGCGAAATATCATTTACgagaacaagaagaactCGTGGTAAAGCTGTAGATTACACATTGCCTTCATTAAGAGCCAAAATGAGAAGGCCCTCAGAGAAACTTGTGGATGCTACTACTGTGATTGATATACATGATTTACAagtttccaaaagaaataggGAAACTTCACctaaaaggaaaagtttACCCCATGATTCAATACCCGATGAACCGCAACTGAGAGAAGTTGTCGTCTCAAAAGATTATGGAACTCCAAAAGAGACGGGAACAAAAGACGAAGTACACGACGAGACCTCTCATCTAATGACTACCgccaacaacaacagtagcaacagcaaccaaaaaaatgaaaaaaaactaattAGCAATAATAACCCCCCAAAATCGTCGCCTTTACTTGACATTACCAATAAGTCTgagaataagaaaaaatcaataagaactaaaaaattgttcaaaaatgCAATTGTCAATAATTTATCAGATGAAAATTCGACTGCACGACGCTCGAAGTCGTCAAAAGGAAtcattgataataatactagtaataataacaattACAACAAGAATCGCGACAGCAACGATTCCAACTTTAGTAGTGTTAATAATAAATCCGTTAGCTTTCGAttaaatgaagatgatttaGCAATATTTGACTTATTTGGAAACGGTAAGACAGTGAAACATCAACCAAAAACATACCGTACCAAAAAATGA
- the CDC21 gene encoding thymidylate synthase (Thymidylate synthase~similar to YOR074C) — MTMDGKNKEEEQYLDLCKRIINEGEFRPDRTGTGTLSLFAPPQLRFSLHDDTFPLLTTKKVFTRGIILELLWFLAGDTDANLLSKQGVKIWDGNGSREYLDKMGFTDRKVGDLGPVYGFQWRHFGAKYKTCDDDYAGQGIDQLKQVIHKLKTNPYDRRIIMSAWNPADFDKMALPPCHIFSQFYVSFPKEGDGSGKPRLSCLLYQRSCDMGLGVPFNIASYALLTRMIAKVVDMEPGEFIHTLGDAHVYKDHIEALKEQITRDPRPFPKLKIRRDIKDIDDFKLEDFEIEDYNPHPRIQMKMSV, encoded by the coding sequence ATGACTATGGAtggaaagaacaaagaagaggagCAATATCTTGATCTATGCAAAAGAATTATCAATGAAGGTGAATTTAGACCAGACAGAACAGGCACTGGTACGTTAAGTCTCTTCGCACCACCCCAGCTGCGTTTTAGTTTACATGATGATACTTTCCCGCTACTAACGACAAAGAAGGTCTTTACCAGGGGTATCATACTTGAATTATTATGGTTTTTGGCCGGTGATACAGATGCTAACCTTTTGTCTAAGCAAGGTGTTAAGATTTGGGACGGTAATGGATCCCGTGAATATCTAGATAAGATGGGGTTCACAGATAGGAAAGTGGGGGATTTGGGGCCCGTTTATGGATTCCAATGGAGGCATTTCGGCGCTAAATACAAGACGTGTGATGACGACTATGCTGGACAGGGTATTGATCAATTGAAGCAGGTCATTCATAAACTAAAGACAAATCCTTATGATAGAAGAATTATTATGAGTGCTTGGAATCCAGCTGATTTTGACAAGATGGCTTTGCCACCATGCCACATTTTCTCACAATTTTATGTCAGTTTCCCCAAAGAAGGAGACGGATCTGGTAAGCCCCGCCTTTCATGTTTGTTATACCAACGTTCTTGTGACATGGGCTTGGGAGTACCATTTAATATTGCATCATATGCTCTGTTGACTAGAATGATTGCTAAAGTTGTCGACATGGAGCCAGGTGAGTTTATTCATACTCTGGGGGATGCACATGTTTATAAGGACCACATTGAAGCCTTGAAAGAACAAATCACCAGAGATCCAAGACCATTCCCGAAACTGAAGATTAGAAGGGACATAAAAGACATTGATGATTTCAAGTTGGAAGACTTCgaaattgaagattatAATCCTCACCCAAGAattcaaatgaaaatgagcGTATAA